From Microcebus murinus isolate Inina chromosome 13, M.murinus_Inina_mat1.0, whole genome shotgun sequence, the proteins below share one genomic window:
- the TPT1 gene encoding translationally-controlled tumor protein, translated as MIIYRDLISHDEMFSDIYKIREIADGLCLEVEGKMVSRTEGNIDDSLIGGNASAEGPEGEGTESTVITGVDIVMNHHLQETSFTKEAYKKYIKDYMKSIKGKLEEQRPERVKPFMTGAAEQIKHILANFKNYQFFIGENMNPDGMVALLDYREDGVTPYMIFFKDGLEMEKC; from the exons ATGATTATCTACCGGGACCTCATCAGCC ATGACGAGATGTTCTCCGACATTTACAAGATTCGAGAGATCGCAGACGGCCTGTGCCTGGAGGTGGAGGGGAAG ATGGTCAGTAGGACAGAGGGTAACATTGATGACTCGCTCATTGGTGGAAATGCTTCCGCTGAAGGCCCTGAGGGCGAAGGTACCGAAAGCACAGTAATCACTGGTGTTGATATCGTCATGAACCATCATTTGCAAGAAACCAGCTTCACAAAAGAAGCCTACAAGAAGTACATCAAAGATTACATGAAGTC aaTCAAAGGCAAACTTGAAGAACAGAGACCAGAAAGAGTAAAACCGTTTATGACAGGGGCTGCAGAACAAATCAAACACATCCTTGCTAATTTCAAAAACTACCAG TTCTTTATTGGTGAAAACATGAATCCAGATGGCATGGTTGCTCTACTGGACTACCGTGAGGACGGTGTGACCCCATATATGATTTTCTTTAAGGATggtttagaaatggaaaaatgt TAA